The genome window TTGCTTCTGCTCCATTTGCCAAAACTCCTTGAAGATCTTTAGGAGTTCCGATATTAGCAGCCAAAGTGAAGTGCTTCCCATCAGCTGTAATAGTCGATTCGTCCTTGAGTTTTGCCCACTCTTCTTTTTGCTGAATAAAATCTTTTCCAGCTTTTTCGAACTGAGCAATTTCAGCTGCCGTCGGATCAATGATCACGTCACCAGTAACACCATTTACTGCAATTTTAACATCGCCAGCGCTCTGAGCTAAACTTGTTGCCCGATCAGTACCGACAACTGCTGGAATTTCAAGCGAACGCGCCATTATTGCTGAATGCGCAGTTCGACCACCAACATCAGTTACAAATGCTTTAACATACTTGCGATTAAGCTGAGCTGTATCACTAGGTGCTAAATCCTTAGCCAAGATCACAACTTCTTCATTAATTAAAGATGGATTAGGAAGGGTTACACCCAACAGATGACTCATCACCCGCTTTGTTACATCTCTAATGTCAGCTGCCCGTTCCTTCATATAGTCGTTGTCTTGCATCGCTTCAAACGTAGCAATGAAATTATTCGAAATATCTGAAAGAGCTGCTTCAGCATTTTCCTTTTTGTCTTCGATTTCTTGCTTAATTGCACCAATAAAATCAGGATCGCCTAAAATCATAATATGAGCTTCAAAAACTTGCGCTTCTTCTACTCCAATCGATTCTTCAGCATGAGCTTTAATTTTCTCCAATTCATCTTGAGATTTGGTTAAAGCTTCATCAAGACGTGATTTTTCTTTTTCGACGTCTGCTCCCGTTTTTTTATTGAATGAAAGATCAGGTTGAACAAGAAGGTAGGCTTTAGCTACGGCAACGCCATCACTGGCAGCAATACCCTTTAAATGCTCAGCCACTATTCTGACAATCCTTCCTTAGTCATTGTTTCATTAATTGCGTTCATTGCTTCATCCGCATCAGCGCCTTCAGCAGAAATTGTTACATCTGCTCCCTGACCAACGCCTAAAGACATTACGCCCATGATTGATTTTAAATTAACTGATTTGCCTTTATATTCTAATTTAATATCCGCCTTGAAATTGCTAGCCGTCTGGACCAAAATTGTTGCCGGACGTGCATGAATACCAGTTTCTGCGATAATATGAAAATCTTTAGATGCCATTTTTTATTACTCCTTTAAGTTTACGTTTAGGGTACAAAACCCCTACACCTGAAAAGGTTATCATTTTTTTGGAAAATAAACAATAGAAAAAAACGGTTTCTTATTAAAGAAAATAGTTTATTTTTTTGGCTGGTAGTGATAAATTATGTCTCCCCCTTTTAAAGCTTTCCCAACAATTTCATCTCGATGCGGTTCTTTAAGCCATACCTCATGAAAGTCTTTAAAGTCTTGATGTTTAATTAAAATTTCTTTTTTGGGATCATTCATCATTTGAGCGATTAAATCGCGATAATTTAAATTTACCATTTTTTAGCCTCAAGGATATATTTTTAAGTTTGAATTTGTTATAATACCTAATATACTTATAAGGTCAAGAAAGATCAAACTTTTTCAAAAAGTAATTCTTGGTATACATTATAGGTATTAACCAGCACGAATAGCAATATACTAATAAAAATTCTTCGTTTTTTGTATTTTGCTTGACATTGGTTATATATTGGTTATGTCAAGAAAGGTCAAACTTTTTTGATCTTTTATGAAAGGAGTCGCAAACGGACATGATTTGTCAAAATTGCAAACAACGACCCGCAACGATTCATCTCTTTGCCAATAGAGAGGGGCAAAAGAAAGAGTTGGATCTTTGTCAATTTTGTTACCAACAGTTAAAAGAACAACAGATTGGAGATATTGCTAATAGTAAAAATTTTGATCCGAGCAATCTTTTAGAAGTATTTTTCAAAGAATCTGCTGACAACGGAGCAATTCAAAAC of Xylocopilactobacillus apicola contains these proteins:
- the ptsP gene encoding phosphoenolpyruvate--protein phosphotransferase, whose amino-acid sequence is MAEHLKGIAASDGVAVAKAYLLVQPDLSFNKKTGADVEKEKSRLDEALTKSQDELEKIKAHAEESIGVEEAQVFEAHIMILGDPDFIGAIKQEIEDKKENAEAALSDISNNFIATFEAMQDNDYMKERAADIRDVTKRVMSHLLGVTLPNPSLINEEVVILAKDLAPSDTAQLNRKYVKAFVTDVGGRTAHSAIMARSLEIPAVVGTDRATSLAQSAGDVKIAVNGVTGDVIIDPTAAEIAQFEKAGKDFIQQKEEWAKLKDESTITADGKHFTLAANIGTPKDLQGVLANGAEAIGLYRTEFLYMDSSELPTEDAQFEAYREVLEGMNGKQVVVRTMDIGGDKHLPYLPLPEEENPFLGYRAIRISLDRQEIFRTQLRALIRASYYGKLGIMFPMIATVNEFKKAKAIFQEEFDQLKASGTPVSDDIEVGMMVEIPASAVLADKFAKVADFFSIGTNDLIQYTMAADRGNDRVSYLYQPYNPAILRLVKNVIDSAHKEGKWVGMCGEAAGDPIMDCILLGMGLDEYSMSATSVLKIRSLMKRIDTSKVVELAEKAITESVTNEDNIQLVKKYIDLD
- a CDS encoding phosphocarrier protein HPr; this encodes MASKDFHIIAETGIHARPATILVQTASNFKADIKLEYKGKSVNLKSIMGVMSLGVGQGADVTISAEGADADEAMNAINETMTKEGLSE